A segment of the Pongo abelii isolate AG06213 chromosome 16, NHGRI_mPonAbe1-v2.0_pri, whole genome shotgun sequence genome:
TGAAGGATGTAGGTAGAGAGAAAGGGATGTTTGTTTATACCTTCAACTGGTACATTCATAGGTTAtgcaatacatacatatatgtgtgtgtgtatatatatatatatatatatatatttttttttttttttgagatagagttttgctcttgttgcccaggctgaagtgcaatgaagcaatctcagctcactgcaacctctgcctcccgggttcaagcaattctcctgtctcagccttccaagtagctgggattacaggcacatgccaccacgcctggctaatttttgtatttttagtagagacagggtttcatcatattggtcaggctggtctcgaactcctgacctcaggtgatctgcccaccttagcctctgcaccgggcctggcctatattttaaacaatgtaatattgttttttaaaaacagctttatcgAGATATAATTCatcgttttatttattttttatttttatgtttcatttgttttgagacattgtttcgctcttgttgcacaggctggagtgcaatggcgtgatcctggctcactgcaacctccgtctcccaggttcaagctattctcctgcctcagcttccccagtagctgagattacaggtgcccgccaccacacccagctaatttttgtatttttagtagaggcgaggtttcaccatgttggccaggctgggctggaactcctgacctcaggtgatccacccaccttggcttctcagagtgcagggattacaggcgtgagccaccatgccgggcctaaTTCATCCTTTTAAAGTGCACCTTTCAATCcagtggtttttagtacattcacagagttatgcaaccatcaccacaatctaattttggACCATTTTCCTCaccaaaaaagaaaccccatactctatgcagtcactccccatttcgtctctctccctccctcccccctccccctttttCTTCCCCTGCCCTAGGCAGCcaaccactcatctactttctgtaTCTGTAGGTTTGCCTATttgggacatttcatataaatagaatcttaTAATATACGGTCTTTtatgattggcttctttcacttagcatgatgtttttaaGTTTCATCCATGTATCAGTACTGTATAATGTTTCTGTGAACCATATTCCTCTGCTACTTATGATATTCTAATTATAGCCACTGTTAAGAGCCCTtgtgaaaaaaaataagtggGCAGGTGGTAGCTGGGAGTGATGACTGGGCACAGATAATGTAGAGAATCCCTCTGGGCCTGCTAGAGAATGACATCTCTTCTTGCATGCCAGGAACTTTCTGGACCTTTACTGTTTTTAGCAGTCACATCCAAAGTTGAAAAAGGGCTGGGCGCgatagctcatgtctgtaatcccagcactttgggaggccgaagtgggcagatcacctgaggtcagtagttcgagaccagcttggccaacatggtgagaccctgtctctacaaaaaaatacaaaaaaattagctggatgtggtggcgcgcacctgtaatcccagctacacaggaggctgaggcaagagaatcactggaacctgggaggcggaggttacagtgagccaagattgtgctgcttcactctagcctaggcgacagagcgggactctatctcaaaaacaaagttgaaaaagTTTGTTCATCATTGCAGTATGAATGTCAGTTTCCTTTAAGTCTCTCCAGCTCACTGTGCTCTGTGATGTGGCATCTAGGCGCCTATTCAGTGGGAGGAGCGGAATGTCACTGCCATTCAAGGACCTGGAGGAAAGTGGATGATCCCTTCAGAGGCTAAAGAGTCCATGGATAAGAACAAGATGGGCTTGAAAGGTAGCACTGAAGTAGAGACGGGGACTTTTACAGATTTCCGCCACAGGGGTTACATAGTTTTGAAAATTTATGCATTTAAACTGAATAAGGCCTGGCCATCTGTGAAGGTAAAGCCATTCTTTTATGAAGTAACTACTCATAGTaagatgttttattcatttgggacatttttttccccccagtAAAAACATTAAAGTATTACTGGATGATGCCAAATAACAGTATCTCTATTTAATGTTCAACTATATATATCTTTTGCTTAATTTTcacatttgtatatttatttatttactttaattatttttttgcgacagagtctcgctctgtcgcccaggctggagtgcagtggtgtgatcacagctcactgcagccttgacctcccgagctcaagcagtcctcccacctcagcctccctagtagctaggactacaggtgtgccaccatgcccaactaattttttaaaaagttttatagagatggggtctcactatgtttcccaggctgatctggaatacctaagctcaagcaatccttctgcctctgcctcccaaagtgctgggattacaggcctgactgagccactatgcctggcctacatttttatcattattttaattaatacatGTTTAAGGCCATGATTCAAAAATACTAGCATGTGGTAGATTTAAATTCAGCAtaggctttatttttatattttttgagagtctcgctgtgtcgcccaggctggagtgcagtggcgtgatcttggctcactacaacctccgcctcccgggttcaagctattctcctgcctcagcctcccaagtagctgggattacaggcatgcaccacaacacccagctaatttttgtatttttagtagagacagggtttccccatgttggccaggctggtcttggactcctgacctcaagcgatccgcctgccttggcttcccaaaatgttgggattacaggcctgagactgTAGGCCAGAGCAAGCATAGGCTTTAAAACCACAGACAGAACCAACATTGAATCTCATCTCTGCTACTTACTGGCTAGAAGGCTTGGGCAAATTTTTTAtacttagtttcttttttcttttttcttcatttttaaatgacagtaaCAGAGTTGCTGTTGTACAAGGTGATGATAAGGATTAGATCATGTCAAGCACATGATTACAATGCTTGATCCTCAGGAAGTTCTTAAGATAAGAAATGCAGTTAATGTTCCAGAAAGCTCCCATGAGGAAGTTTTCCTCCTTCATTTGAATCTCAGGTAGAGAGTGAATTAGAGGCAGAACACATTTCACAAGGTAGCCGAGGTGGGTTAGTAGGTCACACGTGAGACCAGAATGCCTTCTAGTGTCATCTGGGTTTTCTTCTGTATAACAGGCCCTTTGAAGACCCCAATAGCAGCCGGTCACCCATCTATGAATTTACTGCTGCGCAAGACATTTGACCTTTACGCGAATGTCCGACCATGTGTCTCTATCGAAGGCTATAAAACCCCTTATACCGACGTAAATATTGTGACCATTCGAGAGAACACAGAAGGAGAATACAGTGGAATTGAGCATGTGGTATGTTAACTCCAGACTCTTTTTTATTCCTGCTTGGACTGCTTTCTGTGCATCTGGGACGCCAGAGACAGATCTGCTTTATCTCTGTGAGGAGTTGTGGGTGTTTGTCTTGGTGCTGGGTGTCTGGCTGACAGTACTCAAACAGATGTAAGGCATGGTGGTTCAGGTCACAAGCTTGGGAATATGCCCTCTGAATTTTGAATCCCCCGCTTCACAAGTATGCTCTTCCGCAGATGACTGTCTCTGCATCTCAGTTTTCTTCATCTGTGCAGTGGGGCTCATAATACTTACCTCTTAGGGCTGGAGTTAACATGAACCCCATTGACATAGCAGTGTGTGTGATTAGTCATGCTAGCTGGCACTGTGCAGGCCTGCCACAAATGTTACTGTCTACTCCCCACCCTCTGTCTCCCACTGCGTTGCTGTCACTCTTTCCAGCGAGGCGGGACTTCCTGTCTTGCAGATTGTTGATGGAGTCGTGCAGAGTATCAAGCTCATCACCGAGGGGGCGAGCAAGCGCATTGCTGAGTTTGCCTTTGAGTATGCCCGGAACAACCACCGGAGCAACGTCACGGCAGTGCACAAAGCCAACATCATGTGAGCTCCTTGCGGGGCCCGGCACCCCATCTTGCTTTGTTGTGGGAGAGCAGTGACAGggcttccctttctcctcttcagCTTGCTCCTTGATTCCTAATATCTTTGAAAAAGAACCTTGTAACAATCCAAAGATCCGGCATCTCTCTTCTGTCGGAgtctctcctcttttctcctcttttgttttttttttttttttttgagacggagtctctttctgttgcccaggctggagtgcagtggtgcgatcttggctcactgcaacctctgcctcccgggttccagcaattctcctgcctcagcttcccgagtaactgggactacaggcacatgccaccatgactggctaatttttgtattttcagtggagatggggtttcaccatgttggccaggctggtctcaaactcctgaccttaagtgatccgctcgccttgggctcccaaagtgctaggattacaggcatgagcctctgcgcccagcctggagtctCCTGTTTACTGTGCCTCCCTGGGCGAATGACAGGAGCAAATGAGGAGGGGATGGTGATTCAGGTCCTGGAAGCTCAAGGAGGGACTGAGGGTTATCAGGAAAGGAAGTTGGAGCCTCTGGGTCCCCAGATGCTGTGGCCATCAGCAGAGGCCACATAGCATACGTTTTAGAAGTGGAATAGTGGGAGGCTTAAAGTAGTGCTAACCATACCTGATGTGTTACTCTGGCAATTTAAATTCTCATCCAGAGGCTGTTAAAGTCCTCTGAATATATTAACAGTTTTCCTAACCTAAGAAAAGCATTGAACATGCAAAATAGTAAAACTATTTAAATTATGTTAAccttttaaagcaattttaataatattagtgGATATTTCTTAATTCTTGTTAGATAACACTATAAAAATATAGTCTTTTCTATTATGATCaaactattttacatttttactcttttataCTTTCAGAAGGATCCTAAAACATTTTCAGCTTATATTTTATTAACTacctaagaaataattttattgtaattgAGATCAGGTAGCTTGGCTTCTGGAACTTAAATTTCTTGAACTTACTTTACTTCTTtgatttgattcttttctttctgtaagaCTTTTTTCAGCAGTTTTTATTTGATTAAATACAGGCGGATGTCAGATGGGCTTTTTCTACAAAAATGCAGGGAAGTTGCAGAAAACTGTAAAGATATTAAATTTAATGAGATGTACCTTGATACAGTATGTTTGAATGT
Coding sequences within it:
- the IDH3A gene encoding isocitrate dehydrogenase [NAD] subunit alpha, mitochondrial, whose amino-acid sequence is MKIFDAAKAPIQWEERNVTAIQGPGGKWMIPSEAKESMDKNKMGLKGPLKTPIAAGHPSMNLLLRKTFDLYANVRPCVSIEGYKTPYTDVNIVTIRENTEGEYSGIEHVIVDGVVQSIKLITEGASKRIAEFAFEYARNNHRSNVTAVHKANIMRMSDGLFLQKCREVAENCKDIKFNEMYLDTVCLNMVQDPSQFDVLVMPNLYGDILSDLCAGLIGGLGVTPSGNIGANGVAIFESVHGTAPDIAGKDMANPTALLLSAVMMLRHMGLFDHAARIEAACFATIKDGKSLTKDLGGNAKCSDFTEEICRRVKDLD